The genomic DNA CCCCAGGGAGCTGCTGGCCCAGGTCTCCCTGATCTGAGTCCCCGAATTGCCTTGAGGTTGTAGGGGCTGTAGagtggggtgggtgggctgtggtCTGGACTGGGTGGCAGGGTCGTGGCCAGCCCCACCTGCCCTCCCAGCCCTTAGGACATGTCTTCTCCTGGCAGGTCCTCCTCCAGGTCCCTGTCTTCCCGAGgtcccacagtgctggggttgggGGCACCCAGGGGAGGCCAAGGctgcctgtcttcctctgcctcagcaGGCTCCTCCTTCACTTGCACCTGGTGGCTTTACTGAGGAGGGGAGAGGCGAGGGGGGCTGCTGTTCCCTCTGCAGGGCAGTGGCTCCCCAGGGGCACCCATGTCATCCTGGCTGAGGGGCAGAAGGCTGCAGGCTGAGCCAGGGTTCAGCATGTCAGGACTGTTGAGGAAGGGGAGGTTGCTCTCTGCCAGGGCAGCCTGATAGCTGGTGTTAAGGGGCCAAAACTGAGGCCCGAGATCATCACTCCCTGTCATCCTTGATGATCTCCGTTTCtgatatttctgctcctccacgGTCCACACAGCCCCCTTGACAGTCTCCACTTTGACGAAGCACTCATGCATGCTGAGGTTTTGGCTCACAACTTTCTTCCAGTTGTCAGTTTTTCCTCGGAAGAAGGCAAACATCCTGGTGATCCAGTTACAGATCTCTTTCAGAGTCAGTTGCCTATCTGGAGATTCTAGAATGGCCTGGCGGATAAGGGAGACATAGGTGAAGGGGGGCCTGACAGCAACATTCTTGTAGAAATCATGATTCTGGGCAAGCTCTGAACAGATGGGGGAGCTGAATTCGTGGCTGCTTCTCCTGCGGGCAGGGCCCCCACTATGCAAAGAGGTAGAGCCCAGACCAGGGGGTTGCAAGGGTGTGACAGGGGCAGCAGCTGAAGTTGGGGCATGCACGAGGCCATCTAGGAATGGGTCTGAAGAGACGGTCACTGACTGGCAGAAGGGCTTGGGCTCTGAAGGccccatgtgcacatgtgccttCATGGCCTGGAACCGCTCACTCTCCTTGGTGAGCTGGATCTCCAGCTGCTGGACCACCTGCATTTGTTCTTGGCATTGGGCCGTGCTCCGATCATCCAAAGCATGTTCTGTGTTGAGGTGTTTGATAAACTGGCCCAAGTCttcacacagggtctcactgcctGGCCAGTTGCATTCCCCATGTCCATAAAGGGGGTGGGAACTGGGGGTTTCCTCATGGGAGGAGCTGTCTCTCTGAGATGTGAGCACAGTGGGCTGTCTATTGGGTAAGGGGTGGTGGCAGAGGGGTGGGGAGACCTTGGGGGGCCTGGCGAACGAAGTAGCAGTGGCAGCTGTGCTGGCGAGGTCCAGCCCCTCCTGCCTGATGCTGTCCTCAGCAGGCTGCCCTGGGGCACCCTGGCCTTTCCACAGCTGAGGCAGGTGTGATGGGCACGCGGCTGCTTGCGGGAGGGCCTGGAGGGGCCAGGAGGCTTGGCTGGGCTGCAGGTCGACCAGCCCCTGCCTCTGCAGGTTGAGCAAGTGCTGTTGCTGCAACGAGCATGTGCTGTGACATCATGGCCTCAGACATAGGCACCTGCACTGCAGAAGCCCACTGTTTGCTGTCCTTGTTCCCTGGGGAGTTCAGATTGGAGGCTTGCTGCAACAGGAACTGCCTGGGCACCTGGAGAGCCTGTTGCTGTTGGAACTGCAGAAGCTCCATGGAACTCATCTCGCCATCGCTGTCAGCTCCCCTGGTGGTGTCCCTGCCAGAGCCATCCCTACCTGCAACTGCAGCCATGCCTGTGGTCCAGGCCCACTGCCGCCATCACCTTGCCCAGAGAGGCTGCCCACGCCAACTTTCTGACCAGTCGGTGCCGACCTGATTGTCTCCGATCCAGATTCCTCCATCATGTCGCTCTATAAGGACCTGGAGAAGAGAGCCCAAATAACATTTTTAACCTGATCGTAATAGTCTCTCTATATAGAATTGTCTCCACAATTTAAAGAGTCgtaaaaacaaaatgattcttAGAACATAGATTAAATGAATCATATTATTAGATGCTGAGAGACCATTGCAACAGCACATAACTTCATTCTCTGAGCTGTGGTTGGGGCCGTCTCTCCTGCATATTTTTACTAGTAACAACAGGAGCTGCTGTTCTATCAGAAGAACCATTAGTAAAAAATGACATAGTATTTTCATGGGACTGCTCCTTACTATTTTGGGAATCTGAAAGGATACATTAGCATAAATTGCAACAGCCCAAGATttggaaactgattatcaattttcCTTGA from Cricetulus griseus strain 17A/GY chromosome 1 unlocalized genomic scaffold, alternate assembly CriGri-PICRH-1.0 chr1_0, whole genome shotgun sequence includes the following:
- the LOC113832619 gene encoding LOW QUALITY PROTEIN: forkhead box protein P4-like (The sequence of the model RefSeq protein was modified relative to this genomic sequence to represent the inferred CDS: inserted 1 base in 1 codon; deleted 1 base in 1 codon; substituted 1 base at 1 genomic stop codon), with product MMEESGSETIRSAPTGQKVGVGSLSGQGDGGSGPGXTGMAAVAGRDGSGRDTTRGADSDGEMSSMELLQFQQQQALQVPRQFLLQQASNLNSPGNKDSKQWASAVQVPMSEAMMSQHMLLQQQHLLNLQRQGLVDLQPSQASWPLQALPQAAACPSHLPQLWKGQGAPGQPAEDSIRQEGLDLASTAATATSFARPPKVSPPLCHHPLPNRQPTVLTSQRDSSSHEETPSSHPLYGHGECNWPGSETLCEDLGQFIKHLNTEHALDDRSTAQCQEQMQVVQQLEIQLTKESERFQAMKAHVHMGPSEPKPFCQSVTVSSDPFLDGLVHAPTSAAAPVTPLQPPGLGSTSLHSGGPARRRSSHEFSSPICSELAQNHDFYKNVAVRPPFTYVSLIRQAILESPDRQLTLKEICNWITRMFAFFRGKTDNWKKVVSQNLSMHECFVKVETVKGAVWTVEEQKYQKRRSSRMTGSDDLGPQFWPLNTSYQAALAESNLPFLNSPDMLNPGSACSLLPLSQDDMGAPGEPLPCRGNSSPPRLSPPQXSHQVQVKEEPAEAEEDRQPWPPLGAPNPSTVGPREDRDLEEDLPGEDMS